TCCGCGTGCGCGCCGGCGAGGCGATGAAGGTGTCGGAGAACCCGACGTTCGGCAGCGAGATGTTCGAGGAGTACATCGACTGGCGCATGGAGCACCCGTCGGACGACCTCATGACCGAGCTGCTCCACACCGAGTTCACCGACGAGCACGGCGTGACGCGCACGCTCACGCGGGAAGAGGCGCTGCTGTACACGACGGTCGTCGCGGGCGCGGGCAACGAGACGACGACGCGCCTGATCGGCTGGGCCGGCAAGGTGCTCGCCGAGCACCCCGACCAGCGACGCGAGCTCGTCGCCGACCGGTCTCTCGTCCCGAACACGATCGAGGAGCTGTTGCGCTACGAGTCACCGGGACCGCAGATCGGCCGGTACGTCCCCGAGGACGTCGAGGTGCACGGGCAGACGGTTCCCGAGGGGAGCGCCATGCTCTTCGTCGTGAGCGCGGCCAACCGCGACGACCGCCGCTGGGACGGAGCCGACCGCTTCGACATCCACCGCAAGGTCGGCCAGCACCTCGCGTTCGGGTACGGCATCCACTACTGCCTCGGCGCCGCGCTCGCCCGTCTCGAAGGTCGCATCGCGCTCGACGAGCTGCTGAACCGCTTCCCGGAGTGGGACGTCGACCTCGACCGGGCCCGCCTGTCGCCGACGTCGACGGTGCGCGGGTTCGAGACGCTGCCCGCGACCGTCGCGTGACCACGGCCGAGCCGGCCCGCCGCCGCTACGACAGTCCCGTCCGCCGCCGCCAGGTCGCGGAGACCCGCGAGCGAATCGTCGACGCCGGCGCCGCGATCCTGCACGACCGCGCGATCTGGAACTGGGACGCGCTGACCGTTCGTGCCGTCGCGGAGCGGGCGGGCGTGAACGAGCGGACCGTGTACCGGCACTTCGCCGGCGAACGCGAGCTGCGCGACGCGGTGCTCGCCCGGCTGGAGTCCGAAGCGGGCGTCGCGCCCGAAGGGCTCGCGCTCGACGACCTCCAGCGGTTCACCGAGCAGCTGCTCGAGTACGTGTCGTCGTTCCCGCTCGAGCCGCGCACGACGGTCCGCGACCCGACGCTCGTGGCCGCGCACGACCGTCTGCGCGACGCGCTCGTCACCGCGGTCCGCGACGGCAATCCGAAGTGGCCCGCGCGGGACCGCACGATCGCCGCGGCCGTGCTCGACGTGCTGTGGAACGTGTCCTCCTACGAGCGCCTCGTCGCGGACTGGGACCTCGACCCGAAGGACGCGGTCGCCGCGGTGACGTGGGCCATCGGCCTGGTCGAGGACGCGATCCGCGCCGACCACCGCCCGAGGCGCCGCTGATCCCCACGTTCTCGGAAGGCTCAACCACACAAAGGTGTGGCTGACGCTTCAAAGAACGACCGACGGATCAGGTGATCGCCGGTCGCTGCCCCGGGCGGAGGCCGTCGGTGGGGAGCTGCTCGTCGTCGATCCGGATCGGTGTCCCGTTGACGAGCACGTGCCGCACACCGACGGGCTCCTCGGCCGTGAGGCGCTCGGCGTCGGCCGGGAAGTCGCGCACGCGCCGTGTCGGTCCCGGCGCGACCGTCCGCGGGTCGAACACGCAGACGTCCGCCGCGTACCCCTCGCGCAGGTACCCGCGCCGGGCAAGACCGAACAGGTCGGCCGGCTCGCCACTCAGCTTCCGCACGGCGCGCTCGAGCGGCATCACGGCGCGCTCGCGCACCCACGTGCCCAGCAGGTCGGTCGGCAACGGGGCGTCGCACAGCTGGTCAACGTGCGCGCCCGCGTCGGACAGGCCGAGCACGACGCTCTCGTGCGTGAGCAGCTTCGCGACCGCGTCGACGTCGTCGTTCGCAATGTACGCGCGGAAGCGCGTCGACAGGTCCTCCGCGACCGCGAGCTCGCACATCACGTCCAGCGGGCTGCACCCGCGCTCGCGCGCGAGGTCGGTGACGCGCCGGCCCTGCAGCTCCGGGAAGGTCCTCGACTCGGAGACCTCGAACGTGTCCCAACGTGGCTTCATCGGTGACGTCTCGAGGTCGGCGGCGGCGAGCGCGCGCCACTCGGGGTCGCGGTACGCGGCGAGCCGCACCGCACGGCTCACCTTCAGCAGCTCGCCGAACACCGTGCCGGTGTTGAGGCTGTACG
This genomic window from Acidimicrobiia bacterium contains:
- a CDS encoding cytochrome P450, translated to MSDISYDPYTAINMPDPYPLYERLRQEAPLYYNEEYDFYAVSRYEDCERGLVDAKRFISGRGGVLELIKANIELPPGNLIFEDPPAHDVHRSLLSRVFTPRRVSALEPKIREFCAHSLDPIADEKEFDFIADLGAQMPMRVIGMLFGIPEADQAAVRDMADSNLRVRAGEAMKVSENPTFGSEMFEEYIDWRMEHPSDDLMTELLHTEFTDEHGVTRTLTREEALLYTTVVAGAGNETTTRLIGWAGKVLAEHPDQRRELVADRSLVPNTIEELLRYESPGPQIGRYVPEDVEVHGQTVPEGSAMLFVVSAANRDDRRWDGADRFDIHRKVGQHLAFGYGIHYCLGAALARLEGRIALDELLNRFPEWDVDLDRARLSPTSTVRGFETLPATVA
- a CDS encoding amidohydrolase family protein, which translates into the protein SFSYAHRGVDGKPVPSRFAERDEVDALFHAAGSTGKGVVLITPGSQCTYADVYEWQPRVGRPFTYPLFASPGGRHLEPVGLHEQGLARGARVWPQVTPRPLTMQFTLADPYSLNTGTVFGELLKVSRAVRLAAYRDPEWRALAAADLETSPMKPRWDTFEVSESRTFPELQGRRVTDLARERGCSPLDVMCELAVAEDLSTRFRAYIANDDVDAVAKLLTHESVVLGLSDAGAHVDQLCDAPLPTDLLGTWVRERAVMPLERAVRKLSGEPADLFGLARRGYLREGYAADVCVFDPRTVAPGPTRRVRDFPADAERLTAEEPVGVRHVLVNGTPIRIDDEQLPTDGLRPGQRPAIT
- a CDS encoding helix-turn-helix domain-containing protein; the protein is MTTAEPARRRYDSPVRRRQVAETRERIVDAGAAILHDRAIWNWDALTVRAVAERAGVNERTVYRHFAGERELRDAVLARLESEAGVAPEGLALDDLQRFTEQLLEYVSSFPLEPRTTVRDPTLVAAHDRLRDALVTAVRDGNPKWPARDRTIAAAVLDVLWNVSSYERLVADWDLDPKDAVAAVTWAIGLVEDAIRADHRPRRR